One Mercurialis annua linkage group LG3, ddMerAnnu1.2, whole genome shotgun sequence DNA window includes the following coding sequences:
- the LOC126672649 gene encoding uncharacterized protein LOC126672649: MIGSWNVRGINDPIKHSEIRKWIEDNHLSLIAIIETRVRMENVDRVWRNLRLKNWKLVNNNDCGQNGRIWVACKNEVQYSLVAKTDQYILGEIQYEGKKFTCTFVYGLNDAINRRVLWSNLVSQSRNVDNPWIVLGDFNAIIKDSERCGGNLACVNDCEEFKRCLEESKLVELKWRGNMYTWTNNQSGDNRIWRRLDRVMVSENWIESFDAEVCVLSQGISDHAPLVVKFNDPVVNSFKPFRFFNLWVEATDFQEIVMNSWNEQVEGHKMYRVVQKLKRLKKELRKLNMSTFCDISTQAREKLREDQEKVQKNPLDARMLEVELSSVNNLRKLLRLEESFYRQKCRVQWIELGDLNTKFFHKSLVQRQATNRITHLKVDGEIIEDNERISQCIIEYYNELIGRQKLRKDVIRYDIMEEGRYVSEEDRIKLCLEVTDSYVKDAMFSIGSDKAPGADGYSSLFFKKSWHIVGRDVCDAVKDFFVTGKLLKQVNSTIITIIPKVINAELLNDFRPISCCNVVYKCITKIIAKRLSGCLDYLVSRSQSAFVPDRRISDNILLAHELVHNYHKAKGRGDCAMKIDLRKAYDSIHWDGIEEVLLGLRFPEKFIKWIMVCVRTPTFTVMINGKPEGYFQGACGVRQGGPMSPLIFVLVMEYLSRTFSKICDSNFGYHYGCKEMRIKHLCFADDLFVFCKCKMNSVNQIVRALGHFHDATGLELNVNKSCIYFSGVEENMKKDIIDEIGFKEGNLPVCYLGVPLISKRLTREDCCGLVDRITNRVSHWTVRHLTYAGRLQLVNAVLFSMHVYWSTMFILPLTVIREVERICRNFLWKGKTESSKGNMVAWDEVCKKKCEGGLGVKNMILWNRTAIMKHVWELVAVKKSLWANWVIKNKLRLMSYWGITKPLIASWSWRNLVKIRDEMKQCFEYTLGKGDLSFWFDPWVNGKSISDLYPSISIEDSDIARNAKVKDLWKRGGWCIPDPFDEHTEEAWNMIRENFYVQEDCDDCIRWNPNRSGIFTIKSAWEFFRSHYNKVTWWKILWIPGYVPRHSFVMWLAMKQRLKTRQKLKKWGCIDSDTCVFCNSNVEDIEHLFFNCSFSRVVFQKVMKNCLINREMESWRREVSWFSKKAIGKNILARVRRIALACTVYNIWKARNRMIFCNEVLTVEDVYRWIRQEVLMKMYMRRCNSSLFLRLYQNWQSCSLSD, from the coding sequence ATGATTGGCTCTTGGAATGTGAGGGGTATCAATGACCCCATTAAGCATTCAGAGATTAGAAAATGGATTGAGGATAACCATTTATCTCTGATTGCTATCATTGAAACAAGGGTTCGAATGGAGAATGTTGATAGAGTTTGGAGGAATTTAAGGCTTAAAAACTGGAAATTGGTGAACAATAATGACTGTGGACAAAATGGAAGGATTTGGGTTGCTTGCAAGAATGAGGTGCAGTATAGCTTGGTGGCAAAAACAGATCAATACATTTTGGGAGAAATACAGTATGAGGGTAAGAAGTTTACTTGTACTTTTGTGTATGGTTTAAATGATGCTATAAATAGGAGAGTGTTGTGGAGTAATCTGGTTAGCCAGAGTAGAAATGTTGATAATCCTTGGATTGTATTAGGTGATTTTAATGCAATCATTAAGGATAGTGAGAGATGTGGGGGAAACCTTGCTTGTGTTAATGATTGTGAGGAGTTCAAAAGATGTTTAGAGGAGTCTAAGTTGGTGGAATTGAAATGGAGAGGCAACATGTACACTTGGACTAATAACCAGAGTGGGGATAATAGGATTTGGAGGAGGCTTGATAGGGTGATGGTGTCTGAAAATTGGATTGAATCTTTTGATGCAGAAGTGTGTGTTTTAAGTCAGGGGATTTCTGACCATGCGCCTTTAGTGGTCAAGTTTAATGACCCTGTTGTGAATAGTTTCAAGCCTTTTAGATTTTTCAATCTTTGGGTTGAAGCTACAGATTTTCAGGAGATTGTAATGAATAGTTGGAATGAACAAGTGGAGGGGCACAAAATGTATAGAGTTGTTCAGAAACTGAAAAGATTAAAGAAGGAGCTTAGAAAACTAAACATGAGTACCTTCTGTGATATCTCAACTCAAGCTAGGGAGAAATTGAGAGAAGATCAGGAGAAAGTTCAGAAGAACCCTTTAGATGCAAGAATGCTGGAAGTGGAATTGAGCTCAGTTAATAACCTTAGGAAGTTGCTAAGGCTGGAAGAGAGTTTTTATAGACAAAAGTGTAGGGTTCAGTGGATAGAGCTAGGTGACCTTAACACCAAGTTCTTTCACAAGTCTTTAGTACAAAGACAAGCAACAAACAGAATAACTCATTTGAAGGTAGATGGTGAGATTATTGAGGATAATGAAAGAATTTCTCAGTGTATTATTGAGTATTACAATGAGCTTATTGGGAGACAAAAACTCAGGAAGGATGTTATAAGGTATGATATTATGGAAGAGGGGAGATATGTTTCTGAGGAGGATAGAATCAAATTATGCTTGGAGGTAACAGATTCTTATGTCAAGGATGCTATGTTCAGTATTGGCTCTGATAAGGCCCCTGGAGCAGATGGTTATAGCAGCTTATTCTTCAAGAAAAGCTGGCATATTGTGGGGAGAGATGTTTGTGATGCTGTGAAGGACTTCTTTGTAACAGGGAAGCTTCTGAAACAGGTCAATTCaactattattactattatacCTAAAGTAATTAATGCTGAATTGTTAAATGATTTTAGGCCTATATCATGTTGTAATGTAGTTTATAAATGCATTACAAAAATCATTGCCAAAAGACTTAGTGGATGTCTAGATTACCTTGTGAGTAGGTCCCAATCTGCCTTTGTGCCTGATAGGAGAATTAGTGATAATATATTGCTTGCTCATGAACTTGTACACAACTATCATAAAGCTAAGGGGAGGGGTGACTGTGCAATGAAAATTGACTTGAGGAAAGCTTATGACTCAATTCATTGGGATGGAATAGAAGAGGTGTTATTAGGCTTGAGGTTTCCTGAGAAATTCATTAAGTGGATTATGGTGTGTGTGAGGACCCCTACATTCACTGTCATGATCAATGGGAAGCCTGAGGGGTATTTTCAGGGAGCCTGTGGTGTGCGACAGGGGGGCCCAATGTCCCCTTTGATTTTTGTACTGGTAATGGAATATTTGTCTAGGACTTTCAGTAAGATATGTGATAGTAACTTTGGTTACCACTATGGTTGTAAAGAGATGAGGATCAAGCACTTATGTTTTGCAGATGATCTGTTTGTGTTCTGTAAATGCAAAATGAATAGTGTGAATCAGATTGTTAGAGCCCTGGGTCATTTCCATGATGCTACTGGTCTTGAACTAAATGTAAATAAAAGCTGTATTTACTTTAGTGGGGTGGAAGAGAATATGAAAAAAGACATTATTGATGAGATTGGGTTTAAAGAAGGGAATCTTCCTGTTTGTTACCTGGGTGTGCCTTTGATTAGTAAGAGACTTACTAGAGAGGACTGTTGTGGATTGGTGGACAGAATAACCAATAGAGTTTCTCACTGGACAGTTAGACATCTGACTTATGCTGGGAGATTGCAACTGGTCAATGCTGTACTTTTTAGTATGCATGTATACTGGAGTACTATGTTCATTCTGCCTTTAACTGTAATCAGAGAGGTGGAGAGGATTTGCAGGAACTTTCTTTGGAAAGGCAAAACTGAATCTAGTAAGGGAAATATGGTGGCTTGGGATGAGGTATGTAAAAAGAAGTGTGAGGGTGGAttaggtgttaagaatatgattCTGTGGAACAGAACAGCTATCATGAAGCATGTGTGGGAGTTAGTAGCTGTAAAAAAGTCTCTTTGGGCCAATTGGGTGATAAAGAATAAGTTGAGGCTCATGAGTTATTGGGGTATCACAAAACCTTTGATAGCTAGCTGGAGTTGGAGGAATCTGGTGAAAATCAGAGATGAGATGAAGCAATGTTTTGAGTATACACTGGGAAAAGGAGACTTGTCGTTTTGGTTTGATCCATGGGTTAATGGAAAGTCTATCAGTGATTTATATCCTAGCATTTCAATTGAAGACTCAGATATTGCTAGGAATGCAAAAGTGAAAGATCTGTGGAAGAGGGGTGGGTGGTGTATTCCTGACCCTTTTGATGAACATACTGAAGAAGCCTGGAATATGATTAGAGAGAACTTCTATGTGCAGGAGGATTGTGATGATTGTATAAGGTGGAATCCAAATAGAAGTGGCATTTTCACTATCAAGTCTGCTTGGGAATTCTTTAGAAGCCATTACAACAAAGTCACCTGGTGGAAAATCCTGTGGATTCCTGGATATGTGCCTCGTCACAGCTTTGTAATGTGGTTAGCAATGAAGCAGAGGCTAAAAACAAGACAGAAGCTAAAGAAGTGGGGCTGCATTGATTCTGATACTTGTGTTTTCTGCAATAGCAATGTTGAAGACATTGAGCATTTGTTTTTCAACTGCTCCTTTTCTCGAGTTGTGTTTCAAAAGGTGATGAAGAATTGCTTGATTAATAGAGAGATGGAATCATGGAGGAGGGAAGTCTCTTGGTTCAGCAAGAAAGCCATAGGGAAGAATATCTTGGCTAGAGTGAGGAGAATTGCTTTGGCCTGCACTGTTTATAACATCTGGAAAGCCAGAAACCGGATGATTTTCTGCAATGAAGTTTTGACTGTGGAGGATGTGTATAGATGGATTAGACAGGAAGTACTCATGAAGATGTATATGAGAAGATGCAATTCTAGTTTATTTTTGAGGCTTTATCAGAATTGGCAATCTTGTAGCCTATCTGATTGA